One window from the genome of Scatophagus argus isolate fScaArg1 chromosome 13, fScaArg1.pri, whole genome shotgun sequence encodes:
- the LOC124069295 gene encoding calponin homology domain-containing protein DDB_G0272472-like isoform X4, translating to MRRFTAVTMLVSHINQALEGSAYEESICNEGSICGSDSAFYRQTEEHSMAETLTVALRVAEEAIDEAISKAEVNTASQEKQNEAHYLREHRGELIEELAQTIVQKIIRRRKTLAEMRAEYAQDWTLEHNTDLHHHHQSACDQASGSLKHQPGLWRSHSAFSLLDNDPPGLIKDSPQALKKDGGGSAMSTWKSVDRLDNAVLKSPDGNWIALQSAQLSRPSLLTKRKSLVYSVLEKESAVVSAYEGMGSDNETKPEPDSSWGAALQEIHRKMTDSNFNLQDTCNRTPSPLTSRRGSRDNLLSDSEGNWNPNKPLLALLKRKVPAEIRRPSSSCRTSIIDVNFNLEGTGEAEEEREAAEQEVGKVRRSRKKRKSKKELAASSVLDYSKTDIHLSDTATPDTLTSGATTPEPFDITGHGAYQTEQEVTSKLQQLAGRVSDCSTGGEEVDEVRGAGRDGHIEEKRRGSESRDEEDGRLWRMEIDLDDGKTDDEEKEEEQKDVEDEEMEYRLYQLVAQSRLMYFTSADDELDKVVRSEGKWERDEDEQQDEEQNEEKTDGLAYKLCQLEKEVRANQFSSTEDELDRVGVVDEEKTTGVEEEEEEDGKKEELAVKVCRLANQINVTQFSSTEDELDRAGIVKEEEEEAIDEETLWTRQAEKAVQAAQLRDLSSLVSASQFCSTEDQQLRAAENEAVTEGGLLGSMWEEAVGKNRDRRESFGDLDVKMFDLRDEIEERRKQSSDEQVTAENVQTKDVHHDETEAEKNDCVEEIEDERMVKGHVCVDKVEVLKEDEKERQATEAERTEEIIVLHDTKVQQDTQPEAKWPDGKEGEVRREEEKISESKESPEKWETAAESDEEDAEFDRIISSMLMMTLEDMQGEKLMDGAAENVEVNGEPEDTETYEKVKIGRESGFEDKDVGAQSAKASEETESAKEPQSRGDNLMPKSAVGERPRQNVTERLGGDIHSKKESGDATDRSEHEQEEKDTDGQENRDLEKEKPPAVTVKETKQAREPIEMDGDQQEDRRGTTEWQTTETHGDAAGGASGREETDERLEQSSTSSLQEGLLSPEEIQIGSDTELYKTIEFISTLLEQRYSAVSLRSITTEVLKVLNATEELLQGVEGGEHPQPPATSLPPDTDPKKLDQQFSRLEENVYVAAGAVYSLEAELSDLEECARGICSSTSDMELTFLEEQVASAAAKVQQSELQICDISARIAALKSAGLNVDTQSRAAKTRTIPVMPVTLDSSRQLRRRLPAPPAKEDKET from the exons ATTATTAGGAGGAGGAAGACTTTGGCTGAGATGAGGGCAGAATATGCCCAGGATTGGACACTGGAACACAACACtgaccttcatcatcatcatcagtctgCCTGTGATCAAGCCTCTGGCTCCCTCAAACACCAGCCAGGCCTCTGG AGGTCGCACTCTGCCTTCTCATTGTTGGACAATGACCCTCCAGGTCTGATAAAAGACTCTCCTCAGGCCTTAAAGAAGGACGGAGGCGGTTCAGCCATGTCGACCTGGAAGAGTGTAGACCGGCTGGACAATGCTG TGCTGAAGAGCCCAGACGGGAACTGGATTGCCCTGCAGAGTGCCCAGCTGTCACGTCCCAGCCTGCTGACCAAAAGGAAGAGTCTGGTCTACAGTGTCTTGGAGAAGGAGTCTGCAGTGGTGTCTGCCTATGAAGGCATGGGCTCTGACAACGAAACCAAACCCGAGCCCGACAGCTCCTGGGGTGCCGCCCTCCAGGAGATACACAGGAAGATGACGGACTCTAACTTCAACCTGCAGGACACCTGCAACAGGACCCCGTCCCCTCTGACGAGCCGCCGAGGCAGCAGAGACAATCTGCTTTCAGACTCTGAAGGGAACTGGAATCCCAACAAACCACTGCTGGCCCTTTTAAAGCGGAAGGTGCCTGCGGAGATCAGACGACCTTCATCGTCCTGCAGGACCAGCATCATCGACGTGAACTTTAACTTGGAGGGAACAGGAGAGGcggaggaggaaagggaggctGCAGAGCAGGAAGTGGGAAAAGTCAGGAGGTCAcgaaagaaaaggaagagtaAGAAAGAGTTAGCAGCTTCTTCTGTGCTG GATTACAGCAAAACAGACATCCACCTTTCTGACACTGCGACCCCTGACACTTTGACCTCTGGAGCCACGACCCCTGAACCATTTGACATCACAGGACACGGAGCCTATCAGACAGAGCAGGAGGTGACGTCAAAACTACAACAGCTGGCAGGCCGAGTTTCTGACTGCTCCACCGGTGGAGAAGAAGTTGATGAAGTCAGAGGTGCTGGCCGTGATGGACACATTGAGGAAAAGAGACGAGGAAGCGAgagcagagatgaagaagatggGAGGCTGTGGAGGATGGAGATCGATTTGGATGATGGGAAGACGGAcgatgaggagaaagaggaggaacagaaggACGTAGAAGATGAAGAGATGGAATACAGATTGTACCAGCTTGTCGCACAGTCCAGACTCATGTACTTCACGTCTGCTGATGATGAGTTAGACAAAGTTGTCCGGAGTGAAGGAAAGTGGGAGAGAGACGAGGATGAGCAGCAGGACGAAGAGCAGAATGAGGAAAAGACAGACGGACTTGCTTACAAACTCTGTCAGCTGGAAAAAGAAGTCAGGGCGAACCAGTTCTCCTCCACAGAGGATGAGCTGGACAGAGTGGGCGTCGTGGACGAGGAGAAGACGacaggagtggaggaggaggaggaggaggatgggaagaaagaggagctgGCTGTGAAAGTGTGCAGATTAGCTAACCAAATCAACGTCACCCAGTTTTCCTCCACCGAGGATGAGTTGGACAGAGCAGGCATAgttaaagaggaggaggaggaggcaatAGACGAAGAGACGCTGTGGACAAGACAGGCAGAAAAGGCCGTTCAGGCCGCACAACTGCGGGATTTGTCCAGTCTAGTGAGTGCTTCTCAGTTTTGTTCCACTGAGGATCAGCAGCTCAGAGCGGCAGAGAATGAGGCTGTAACTGAAGGGGGACTTCTGGGTAGTATGTGGGAGGAGGCGGTGGGAAAGAATCGGGACAGGAGAGAATCGTTCGGAGATTtggatgtgaaaatgtttgatttgaggGATGAAATTGAGGAGAGACGGAAGCAGAGCAGTGATGAACAAGTAACAGCTGAGAATGTTCAGACAAAAGACGTCCACCACGAcgaaacagaggcagagaagaatGATTGCGTGGAGGAGATTGAGGATGAAAGGATGGTGAAagggcatgtgtgtgtagataaAGTAGAAGTTTTGAAAGAGGACGAAAAAGAGAGACAAgccacagaagcagagagaacagaggaaatAATAGTCTTGCATGATACAAAAGTCCAGCAAGACACTCAGCCGGAGGCAAAGTGGCCAGACGGAAAGGAGGGAGAAGTGAGACGGGAGGAGGAAAAGATCAGCGAAAGTAAAGAGAGTCCAGAGAAATGGGAGACTGCAGCCGAGAGCGATGAGGAGGATGCAGAATTTGACAGAATAATCAGTAGCATGTTGATGATGACTTTAGAGGACATGCAGGGAGAGAAATTAATGGACGGAGCTGCAGAAAATGTGGAAGTAAATGGAGAGCCAGAGGATACAGAGACCTATGAAAAGGTAAAAATAGGGAGAGAAAGTGGATTTGAGGACAAGGATGTTGGTGCACAAAGCGCAAAGGCatcagaggagacagaaagtgCAAAAGAGCCTCAAAGTCGGGGTGACAACTTGATGCCAAAATCAGCTGTAGGAGAAAGACCGAGACAAAATGTAACTGAGCGACTTGGAGGAGACATTCACAGTAAAAAAGAGAGTGGAGACGCGACAGACAGAAGTGAACatgaacaggaggaaaaagacacagatggacaggaaAACAGggatttagaaaaagaaaaacctccaGCTGTAACAGTCAAAGAGACCAAACAGGCCCGCGAGCCAATAGAAATGGATGGTGACCAACAAGAGGACCGAAGAGGAACAACTGAATGGCAAACGACGGAGACGCATGGAGACGCCGCAGGGGGAGCCAGTGGACGTgaagagacagatgaaagaCTCGAGCAGAGCAGCACGTCTTCTCTTCAGGAGGGTTTACTGTCACCGGAGGAGATTCAAATC GGTAGTGACACGGAGCTTTACAAAACAATAGAGTTTATATCAACTCTGCTGGAGCAG AGATACTCGGCTGTGTCTCTGCGCAGCATCACCACTGAGGTTCTGAAGGTGCTGAACGCcactgaggagctgctgcaaggggtggagggaggagagcacCCCCAACCCCCAGCCACATCACTGCCCCCCGACACCGACCCCAAGAAACTGGACCAGCAGTTCTCCAGACTGGAGGAGAAT GTGTACGTGGCAGCCGGCGCGGTGTACAGCCTTGAGGCGGAGCTGAGTGACCTTGAGGAGTGCGCCAGGGGCATCTGCAGCTCCACGTCCGATATGGAGCTGACCTTTCTGGAGGAGCAGGTGGCATCTGCAGCTGCCAAAGTTCAGCAGTCTGAGCTACAG ATTTGTGACATCTCAGCCAGAATTGCTGCTTTGAAGAGCGCAGGCCTTAACGTGGACACGCAGTCACGCGCCGCTAAGACCAGGACGATTCCAGTTATG CCTGTCACCCTGGACTCATCCAGACAGCTGAGAAGGAGATTACCTGCACCTCCAGCTAAAG aAGACAAGGAAACCTAA
- the LOC124069295 gene encoding calponin homology domain-containing protein DDB_G0272472-like isoform X5, producing the protein MAETLTVALRVAEEAIDEAISKAEVNTASQEKQNEAHYLREHRGELIEELAQTIVQKIIRRRKTLAEMRAEYAQDWTLEHNTDLHHHHQSACDQASGSLKHQPGLWRSHSAFSLLDNDPPGLIKDSPQALKKDGGGSAMSTWKSVDRLDNAVLKSPDGNWIALQSAQLSRPSLLTKRKSLVYSVLEKESAVVSAYEGMGSDNETKPEPDSSWGAALQEIHRKMTDSNFNLQDTCNRTPSPLTSRRGSRDNLLSDSEGNWNPNKPLLALLKRKVPAEIRRPSSSCRTSIIDVNFNLEGTGEAEEEREAAEQEVGKVRRSRKKRKSKKELAASSVLDYSKTDIHLSDTATPDTLTSGATTPEPFDITGHGAYQTEQEVTSKLQQLAGRVSDCSTGGEEVDEVRGAGRDGHIEEKRRGSESRDEEDGRLWRMEIDLDDGKTDDEEKEEEQKDVEDEEMEYRLYQLVAQSRLMYFTSADDELDKVVRSEGKWERDEDEQQDEEQNEEKTDGLAYKLCQLEKEVRANQFSSTEDELDRVGVVDEEKTTGVEEEEEEDGKKEELAVKVCRLANQINVTQFSSTEDELDRAGIVKEEEEEAIDEETLWTRQAEKAVQAAQLRDLSSLVSASQFCSTEDQQLRAAENEAVTEGGLLGSMWEEAVGKNRDRRESFGDLDVKMFDLRDEIEERRKQSSDEQVTAENVQTKDVHHDETEAEKNDCVEEIEDERMVKGHVCVDKVEVLKEDEKERQATEAERTEEIIVLHDTKVQQDTQPEAKWPDGKEGEVRREEEKISESKESPEKWETAAESDEEDAEFDRIISSMLMMTLEDMQGEKLMDGAAENVEVNGEPEDTETYEKVKIGRESGFEDKDVGAQSAKASEETESAKEPQSRGDNLMPKSAVGERPRQNVTERLGGDIHSKKESGDATDRSEHEQEEKDTDGQENRDLEKEKPPAVTVKETKQAREPIEMDGDQQEDRRGTTEWQTTETHGDAAGGASGREETDERLEQSSTSSLQEGLLSPEEIQIGSDTELYKTIEFISTLLEQRYSAVSLRSITTEVLKVLNATEELLQGVEGGEHPQPPATSLPPDTDPKKLDQQFSRLEENVYVAAGAVYSLEAELSDLEECARGICSSTSDMELTFLEEQVASAAAKVQQSELQICDISARIAALKSAGLNVDTQSRAAKTRTIPVMPVTLDSSRQLRRRLPAPPAKEDKET; encoded by the exons ATTATTAGGAGGAGGAAGACTTTGGCTGAGATGAGGGCAGAATATGCCCAGGATTGGACACTGGAACACAACACtgaccttcatcatcatcatcagtctgCCTGTGATCAAGCCTCTGGCTCCCTCAAACACCAGCCAGGCCTCTGG AGGTCGCACTCTGCCTTCTCATTGTTGGACAATGACCCTCCAGGTCTGATAAAAGACTCTCCTCAGGCCTTAAAGAAGGACGGAGGCGGTTCAGCCATGTCGACCTGGAAGAGTGTAGACCGGCTGGACAATGCTG TGCTGAAGAGCCCAGACGGGAACTGGATTGCCCTGCAGAGTGCCCAGCTGTCACGTCCCAGCCTGCTGACCAAAAGGAAGAGTCTGGTCTACAGTGTCTTGGAGAAGGAGTCTGCAGTGGTGTCTGCCTATGAAGGCATGGGCTCTGACAACGAAACCAAACCCGAGCCCGACAGCTCCTGGGGTGCCGCCCTCCAGGAGATACACAGGAAGATGACGGACTCTAACTTCAACCTGCAGGACACCTGCAACAGGACCCCGTCCCCTCTGACGAGCCGCCGAGGCAGCAGAGACAATCTGCTTTCAGACTCTGAAGGGAACTGGAATCCCAACAAACCACTGCTGGCCCTTTTAAAGCGGAAGGTGCCTGCGGAGATCAGACGACCTTCATCGTCCTGCAGGACCAGCATCATCGACGTGAACTTTAACTTGGAGGGAACAGGAGAGGcggaggaggaaagggaggctGCAGAGCAGGAAGTGGGAAAAGTCAGGAGGTCAcgaaagaaaaggaagagtaAGAAAGAGTTAGCAGCTTCTTCTGTGCTG GATTACAGCAAAACAGACATCCACCTTTCTGACACTGCGACCCCTGACACTTTGACCTCTGGAGCCACGACCCCTGAACCATTTGACATCACAGGACACGGAGCCTATCAGACAGAGCAGGAGGTGACGTCAAAACTACAACAGCTGGCAGGCCGAGTTTCTGACTGCTCCACCGGTGGAGAAGAAGTTGATGAAGTCAGAGGTGCTGGCCGTGATGGACACATTGAGGAAAAGAGACGAGGAAGCGAgagcagagatgaagaagatggGAGGCTGTGGAGGATGGAGATCGATTTGGATGATGGGAAGACGGAcgatgaggagaaagaggaggaacagaaggACGTAGAAGATGAAGAGATGGAATACAGATTGTACCAGCTTGTCGCACAGTCCAGACTCATGTACTTCACGTCTGCTGATGATGAGTTAGACAAAGTTGTCCGGAGTGAAGGAAAGTGGGAGAGAGACGAGGATGAGCAGCAGGACGAAGAGCAGAATGAGGAAAAGACAGACGGACTTGCTTACAAACTCTGTCAGCTGGAAAAAGAAGTCAGGGCGAACCAGTTCTCCTCCACAGAGGATGAGCTGGACAGAGTGGGCGTCGTGGACGAGGAGAAGACGacaggagtggaggaggaggaggaggaggatgggaagaaagaggagctgGCTGTGAAAGTGTGCAGATTAGCTAACCAAATCAACGTCACCCAGTTTTCCTCCACCGAGGATGAGTTGGACAGAGCAGGCATAgttaaagaggaggaggaggaggcaatAGACGAAGAGACGCTGTGGACAAGACAGGCAGAAAAGGCCGTTCAGGCCGCACAACTGCGGGATTTGTCCAGTCTAGTGAGTGCTTCTCAGTTTTGTTCCACTGAGGATCAGCAGCTCAGAGCGGCAGAGAATGAGGCTGTAACTGAAGGGGGACTTCTGGGTAGTATGTGGGAGGAGGCGGTGGGAAAGAATCGGGACAGGAGAGAATCGTTCGGAGATTtggatgtgaaaatgtttgatttgaggGATGAAATTGAGGAGAGACGGAAGCAGAGCAGTGATGAACAAGTAACAGCTGAGAATGTTCAGACAAAAGACGTCCACCACGAcgaaacagaggcagagaagaatGATTGCGTGGAGGAGATTGAGGATGAAAGGATGGTGAAagggcatgtgtgtgtagataaAGTAGAAGTTTTGAAAGAGGACGAAAAAGAGAGACAAgccacagaagcagagagaacagaggaaatAATAGTCTTGCATGATACAAAAGTCCAGCAAGACACTCAGCCGGAGGCAAAGTGGCCAGACGGAAAGGAGGGAGAAGTGAGACGGGAGGAGGAAAAGATCAGCGAAAGTAAAGAGAGTCCAGAGAAATGGGAGACTGCAGCCGAGAGCGATGAGGAGGATGCAGAATTTGACAGAATAATCAGTAGCATGTTGATGATGACTTTAGAGGACATGCAGGGAGAGAAATTAATGGACGGAGCTGCAGAAAATGTGGAAGTAAATGGAGAGCCAGAGGATACAGAGACCTATGAAAAGGTAAAAATAGGGAGAGAAAGTGGATTTGAGGACAAGGATGTTGGTGCACAAAGCGCAAAGGCatcagaggagacagaaagtgCAAAAGAGCCTCAAAGTCGGGGTGACAACTTGATGCCAAAATCAGCTGTAGGAGAAAGACCGAGACAAAATGTAACTGAGCGACTTGGAGGAGACATTCACAGTAAAAAAGAGAGTGGAGACGCGACAGACAGAAGTGAACatgaacaggaggaaaaagacacagatggacaggaaAACAGggatttagaaaaagaaaaacctccaGCTGTAACAGTCAAAGAGACCAAACAGGCCCGCGAGCCAATAGAAATGGATGGTGACCAACAAGAGGACCGAAGAGGAACAACTGAATGGCAAACGACGGAGACGCATGGAGACGCCGCAGGGGGAGCCAGTGGACGTgaagagacagatgaaagaCTCGAGCAGAGCAGCACGTCTTCTCTTCAGGAGGGTTTACTGTCACCGGAGGAGATTCAAATC GGTAGTGACACGGAGCTTTACAAAACAATAGAGTTTATATCAACTCTGCTGGAGCAG AGATACTCGGCTGTGTCTCTGCGCAGCATCACCACTGAGGTTCTGAAGGTGCTGAACGCcactgaggagctgctgcaaggggtggagggaggagagcacCCCCAACCCCCAGCCACATCACTGCCCCCCGACACCGACCCCAAGAAACTGGACCAGCAGTTCTCCAGACTGGAGGAGAAT GTGTACGTGGCAGCCGGCGCGGTGTACAGCCTTGAGGCGGAGCTGAGTGACCTTGAGGAGTGCGCCAGGGGCATCTGCAGCTCCACGTCCGATATGGAGCTGACCTTTCTGGAGGAGCAGGTGGCATCTGCAGCTGCCAAAGTTCAGCAGTCTGAGCTACAG ATTTGTGACATCTCAGCCAGAATTGCTGCTTTGAAGAGCGCAGGCCTTAACGTGGACACGCAGTCACGCGCCGCTAAGACCAGGACGATTCCAGTTATG CCTGTCACCCTGGACTCATCCAGACAGCTGAGAAGGAGATTACCTGCACCTCCAGCTAAAG aAGACAAGGAAACCTAA